A single window of Callithrix jacchus isolate 240 chromosome 6, calJac240_pri, whole genome shotgun sequence DNA harbors:
- the LRRFIP1 gene encoding leucine-rich repeat flightless-interacting protein 1 isoform X16: MDMGTQGSGRKRLPNRERLTAEDDALNQIAREAEARLAAKRAARAEAREIRMKELERQQKEPSEYSGHLNSSSRASSRASSARASPVVEERPEKDFTEKGLRNMPGLSAATLASLGGTSSRRGSGDTSISIDTEASIREIKELSELKDQIQDVEGKYMQGLKEMKDSLAEVEEKYKKAMVSNAQLDNEKTNFMYQVDTLKDMLLELEEQLAESRRQYEEKSKEFEREKHAHSILQFQFAEVKEALKQREEMLEEIRQLQQKQASSIREISDLQETIEWKDKKIGALERQKEFFDSVRSERDDLREEVVMLKVELKKHGIILNSEIATNGETSDTLNNVGYQGPTGMTKEELNALKSTGDGALGRASEVEVKNEIVANVGKREILHSTEKEQHTEDTVKDCVDIEVFHAAENTKDQKSSEDTAPSLGTLAGAAYEKQVQSQILESTSLPENTAQVESNEVVGAPDDRTRTPLEPPNCWSDLAAGSHAENVGEAAVTQVGEQAGTVASRPSGHSDDTVYRDEKCVVEVPQDLEASTGNSLEKELTSQEAAEPTEVPIQSTEEEGEETGWRDEKPTKTEGPGSPAGPKSNDEEATGPSAVDVQSEPLDMKDPGEEKNGQQGEALDSSQKKTKNKKKKNKKKKSPVPVETLKDVKELTYQNTELSEMKAEEQVKSPDGRSVAEAQNEVTENPKQKIAAESSETVGNPRMRLDGKLGQEGDDGKAAAGEVPADGDTFDFEDGTVHSAGTRASGEELDEDVAKDNAEIDGATQSSPAEPEGEDAGRCTLPENASPSQDMSDAREAESTERYVMPEHRSRTVRRALDSGSLDDDDLSAPGGELGDFNPESREGTAGGNEKGKSKEDCTMS; this comes from the exons GTAGAAGAGAGACCAGAAAAAGATTTTACTGAGAAG GGGTTGCGTAACATGCCAGGCCTGTCTGCAGCCACGCTGGCCTCTCTGGGTGGGACTTCCTCCCGGAGGGGCAGTGGAGACACCTCCATCTCCATCGACACCGAGGCATCCATCAGGGAAATCAAG GAACTCAGTGAGTTAAAGGACCAGATTCAGGATGTAGAAGGCAAATACATGCAGGGACTGAAAGAAATGAAG GACTCTCTGGCAGAAGTTGAAGAGAAATATAAGAAGGCTATGGTTTCCAATGCCCAGCTAgacaatgaaaagacaaacttCATGTACCAGGTCGATACCTTGAAAGATATGTTGCTGGAGCTTGAAGAACAGCTGGCTGAATCTAGGCGGCAGTAcgaagagaaaagcaaa GAATTTGAAAGGGAAAAACACGCCCATAGCATACTGCAGTTTCAGTTTGCCGAAGTCAAGGAGGCCCTGAAGCAAAGAGAGGAAATGCTTGAG GAAATCCGACAGCTACAGCAGAAACAGGCGAGTTCTATCAGGGAGATTTCTGATCTTCAGGAAACAATAGAGTGGAAAGACAAAAAGATAGGG GCGTTAGAGAGGCAGAAAGAGTTCTTTGACTCCGTAAGGAGTGAACGGGACGATCTCAGAGAAGAAGTAGTCATGCTCAAAGTGGAATTAAAG AAACATGGAATAATCCTAAATTCAGAAATAGCTACCAATGGAGAGACTTCCGACACTCTAAATAATGTTGGATACCAGGGTCCCACCGGGATGACAAAAGAAGAGTTGAATGCCCTCAAGTCGACAGGGGATGGGGCTCTAG GCAGAGCCAGTGAAGTGGAGGTGAAAAATGAAATCGTGGCGAATGTGGGGAAAAGAGAAATCTTGCACAGTACTGAGAAAGAGCAACACACAGAGGACACAGTGAAGGACTGTGTGGACATAGAGGTATTCCATGCTGCTGAGAATACCAAGGACCAGAAATCCTCTGAAGACACTGCCCCATCCCTAGGAACCTTAGCGGGTGCTGCCTATGAGAAACAGGTTCAAAGCCAAATTCTAGAGAGCACTTCTCTCCCTGAAAACACAGCACAGGTTGAGTCAAACGAGGTCGTGGGTGCACCAGATGACAGGACCAGAACTCCCCTTGAGCCACCCAACTGTTGGAGTGACTTAGCGGCTGGGAGCCATGCAGAGAATGTGGGAGAGGCAGCGGTGACTCAGGTTGGAGagcaggcaggcacagtggcctcACGTCCTTCAGGGCATAGCGATGACACTGTTTATCGTGATGAAAAATGTGTGGTAGAGGTCCCCCAAGATTTAGAGGCAAGCACAGGGAATAGTCTAGAGAAAGAACTCACCAGCCAGGAAGCAGCTGAGCCCACAGAGGTCCCAATTCAGAGTACAGAAGAAGAGGGTGAAGAAACAGGATGGAGGGATGAGAAACCAACCAAGACAGAAGGTCCTGGTTCTCCAGCAGGACCCAAGAGCAATGATGAGGAAGCGACAGGCCCCAGTGCAGTCGATGTTCAAAGCGAACCCTTAGATATGAAAGACCCTGGTGAAGAAAAGAATGGCCAACAGGGAGAGGCACTGGACTCATCACAGAAGAAgacaaagaacaagaaaaagaaaaacaagaagaaaaagtccCCAGTACCCGTAGAAACCCTTAAAGATGTTAAAGAGTTAACTTACCAGAACACAGAGTTAAGCGAGATGAAGGCAGAAGAGCAGGTAAAATCTCCTGACGGAAGGTCAGTAGCAGAAGCCCAAAACGAGGTGACTGAAAATCCAAAACAGAAAATTGCAGCAGAAAGCAGTGAAACTGTGGGGAATCCTAGAATGAGGTTGGATGGGAAACTTGGCCAAGAAGGTGATGATGGCAAAGCAGCAGCTGGGGAGGTCCCGGCTGACGGAGACACGTTCGATTTCGAGGATGGCACAGTCCACTCAGCAGGCACGAGGGCTAGTGGTGAAGAATTAGATGAAGATGTTGCAAAAGATAATGCTGAAATAGATGGTGCCACTCAGAGCAGCCCTGCAGAACCAGAGGGCGAAGACGCAGGTCGCTGCACCCTGCCCGAAAATGCAAGTCCCTCACAGGACATGAGTGACGCCCGtgaagcagaaagtacagagaggtATGTGATGCCGGAACATCGAAGCCGGACCGTCAGGAGAGCTTTAGACAGCGGCAGTCTAGACGATGATGACTTGTCGGCACCAGGAGGAGAGCTGGGGGACTTCAACCCGGAAAGCAGAGAAGGCACCGCAGGAGGAAACGAGAAGGGCAAAAGCAAAGAAGACTGCACCATGTCCTGA
- the LRRFIP1 gene encoding leucine-rich repeat flightless-interacting protein 1 isoform X23, with the protein MTSPAAAQSREIDCLSPEAQRLAEARLAAKRAARAEAREIRMKELERQQKEVEERPEKDFTEKGLRNMPGLSAATLASLGGTSSRRGSGDTSISIDTEASIREIKELSELKDQIQDVEGKYMQGLKEMKDSLAEVEEKYKKAMVSNAQLDNEKTNFMYQVDTLKDMLLELEEQLAESRRQYEEKSKEFEREKHAHSILQFQFAEVKEALKQREEMLEEIRQLQQKQASSIREISDLQETIEWKDKKIGALERQKEFFDSVRSERDDLREEVVMLKVELKKHGIILNSEIATNGETSDTLNNVGYQGPTGMTKEELNALKSTGDGALGRASEVEVKNEIVANVGKREILHSTEKEQHTEDTVKDCVDIEVFHAAENTKDQKSSEDTAPSLGTLAGAAYEKQVQSQILESTSLPENTAQVESNEVVGAPDDRTRTPLEPPNCWSDLAAGSHAENVGEAAVTQVGEQAGTVASRPSGHSDDTVYRDEKCVVEVPQDLEASTGNSLEKELTSQEAAEPTEVPIQSTEEEGEETGWRDEKPTKTEGPGSPAGPKSNDEEATGPSAVDVQSEPLDMKDPGEEKNGQQGEALDSSQKKTKNKKKKNKKKKSPVPVETLKDVKELTYQNTELSEMKAEEQVKSPDGRSVAEAQNEVTENPKQKIAAESSETVGNPRMRLDGKLGQEGDDGKAAAGEVPADGDTFDFEDGTVHSAGTRASGEELDEDVAKDNAEIDGATQSSPAEPEGEDAGRCTLPENASPSQDMSDAREAESTERYVMPEHRSRTVRRALDSGSLDDDDLSAPGGELGDFNPESREGTAGGNEKGKSKEDCTMS; encoded by the exons GTAGAAGAGAGACCAGAAAAAGATTTTACTGAGAAG GGGTTGCGTAACATGCCAGGCCTGTCTGCAGCCACGCTGGCCTCTCTGGGTGGGACTTCCTCCCGGAGGGGCAGTGGAGACACCTCCATCTCCATCGACACCGAGGCATCCATCAGGGAAATCAAG GAACTCAGTGAGTTAAAGGACCAGATTCAGGATGTAGAAGGCAAATACATGCAGGGACTGAAAGAAATGAAG GACTCTCTGGCAGAAGTTGAAGAGAAATATAAGAAGGCTATGGTTTCCAATGCCCAGCTAgacaatgaaaagacaaacttCATGTACCAGGTCGATACCTTGAAAGATATGTTGCTGGAGCTTGAAGAACAGCTGGCTGAATCTAGGCGGCAGTAcgaagagaaaagcaaa GAATTTGAAAGGGAAAAACACGCCCATAGCATACTGCAGTTTCAGTTTGCCGAAGTCAAGGAGGCCCTGAAGCAAAGAGAGGAAATGCTTGAG GAAATCCGACAGCTACAGCAGAAACAGGCGAGTTCTATCAGGGAGATTTCTGATCTTCAGGAAACAATAGAGTGGAAAGACAAAAAGATAGGG GCGTTAGAGAGGCAGAAAGAGTTCTTTGACTCCGTAAGGAGTGAACGGGACGATCTCAGAGAAGAAGTAGTCATGCTCAAAGTGGAATTAAAG AAACATGGAATAATCCTAAATTCAGAAATAGCTACCAATGGAGAGACTTCCGACACTCTAAATAATGTTGGATACCAGGGTCCCACCGGGATGACAAAAGAAGAGTTGAATGCCCTCAAGTCGACAGGGGATGGGGCTCTAG GCAGAGCCAGTGAAGTGGAGGTGAAAAATGAAATCGTGGCGAATGTGGGGAAAAGAGAAATCTTGCACAGTACTGAGAAAGAGCAACACACAGAGGACACAGTGAAGGACTGTGTGGACATAGAGGTATTCCATGCTGCTGAGAATACCAAGGACCAGAAATCCTCTGAAGACACTGCCCCATCCCTAGGAACCTTAGCGGGTGCTGCCTATGAGAAACAGGTTCAAAGCCAAATTCTAGAGAGCACTTCTCTCCCTGAAAACACAGCACAGGTTGAGTCAAACGAGGTCGTGGGTGCACCAGATGACAGGACCAGAACTCCCCTTGAGCCACCCAACTGTTGGAGTGACTTAGCGGCTGGGAGCCATGCAGAGAATGTGGGAGAGGCAGCGGTGACTCAGGTTGGAGagcaggcaggcacagtggcctcACGTCCTTCAGGGCATAGCGATGACACTGTTTATCGTGATGAAAAATGTGTGGTAGAGGTCCCCCAAGATTTAGAGGCAAGCACAGGGAATAGTCTAGAGAAAGAACTCACCAGCCAGGAAGCAGCTGAGCCCACAGAGGTCCCAATTCAGAGTACAGAAGAAGAGGGTGAAGAAACAGGATGGAGGGATGAGAAACCAACCAAGACAGAAGGTCCTGGTTCTCCAGCAGGACCCAAGAGCAATGATGAGGAAGCGACAGGCCCCAGTGCAGTCGATGTTCAAAGCGAACCCTTAGATATGAAAGACCCTGGTGAAGAAAAGAATGGCCAACAGGGAGAGGCACTGGACTCATCACAGAAGAAgacaaagaacaagaaaaagaaaaacaagaagaaaaagtccCCAGTACCCGTAGAAACCCTTAAAGATGTTAAAGAGTTAACTTACCAGAACACAGAGTTAAGCGAGATGAAGGCAGAAGAGCAGGTAAAATCTCCTGACGGAAGGTCAGTAGCAGAAGCCCAAAACGAGGTGACTGAAAATCCAAAACAGAAAATTGCAGCAGAAAGCAGTGAAACTGTGGGGAATCCTAGAATGAGGTTGGATGGGAAACTTGGCCAAGAAGGTGATGATGGCAAAGCAGCAGCTGGGGAGGTCCCGGCTGACGGAGACACGTTCGATTTCGAGGATGGCACAGTCCACTCAGCAGGCACGAGGGCTAGTGGTGAAGAATTAGATGAAGATGTTGCAAAAGATAATGCTGAAATAGATGGTGCCACTCAGAGCAGCCCTGCAGAACCAGAGGGCGAAGACGCAGGTCGCTGCACCCTGCCCGAAAATGCAAGTCCCTCACAGGACATGAGTGACGCCCGtgaagcagaaagtacagagaggtATGTGATGCCGGAACATCGAAGCCGGACCGTCAGGAGAGCTTTAGACAGCGGCAGTCTAGACGATGATGACTTGTCGGCACCAGGAGGAGAGCTGGGGGACTTCAACCCGGAAAGCAGAGAAGGCACCGCAGGAGGAAACGAGAAGGGCAAAAGCAAAGAAGACTGCACCATGTCCTGA
- the LRRFIP1 gene encoding leucine-rich repeat flightless-interacting protein 1 isoform X30: protein MTSPAAAQSREIDCLSPEAQRLAEARLAAKRAARAEAREIRMKELERQQKEVEERPEKDFTEKGLRNMPGLSAATLASLGGTSSRRGSGDTSISIDTEASIREIKELSELKDQIQDVEGKYMQGLKEMKDSLAEVEEKYKKAMVSNAQLDNEKTNFMYQVDTLKDMLLELEEQLAESRRQYEEKSKEFEREKHAHSILQFQFAEVKEALKQREEMLEKHGIILNSEIATNGETSDTLNNVGYQGPTGMTKEELNALKSTGDGALGRASEVEVKNEIVANVGKREILHSTEKEQHTEDTVKDCVDIEVFHAAENTKDQKSSEDTAPSLGTLAGAAYEKQVQSQILESTSLPENTAQVESNEVVGAPDDRTRTPLEPPNCWSDLAAGSHAENVGEAAVTQVGEQAGTVASRPSGHSDDTVYRDEKCVVEVPQDLEASTGNSLEKELTSQEAAEPTEVPIQSTEEEGEETGWRDEKPTKTEGPGSPAGPKSNDEEATGPSAVDVQSEPLDMKDPGEEKNGQQGEALDSSQKKTKNKKKKNKKKKSPVPVETLKDVKELTYQNTELSEMKAEEQVKSPDGRSVAEAQNEVTENPKQKIAAESSETVGNPRMRLDGKLGQEGDDGKAAAGEVPADGDTFDFEDGTVHSAGTRASGEELDEDVAKDNAEIDGATQSSPAEPEGEDAGRCTLPENASPSQDMSDAREAESTERYVMPEHRSRTVRRALDSGSLDDDDLSAPGGELGDFNPESREGTAGGNEKGKSKEDCTMS, encoded by the exons GTAGAAGAGAGACCAGAAAAAGATTTTACTGAGAAG GGGTTGCGTAACATGCCAGGCCTGTCTGCAGCCACGCTGGCCTCTCTGGGTGGGACTTCCTCCCGGAGGGGCAGTGGAGACACCTCCATCTCCATCGACACCGAGGCATCCATCAGGGAAATCAAG GAACTCAGTGAGTTAAAGGACCAGATTCAGGATGTAGAAGGCAAATACATGCAGGGACTGAAAGAAATGAAG GACTCTCTGGCAGAAGTTGAAGAGAAATATAAGAAGGCTATGGTTTCCAATGCCCAGCTAgacaatgaaaagacaaacttCATGTACCAGGTCGATACCTTGAAAGATATGTTGCTGGAGCTTGAAGAACAGCTGGCTGAATCTAGGCGGCAGTAcgaagagaaaagcaaa GAATTTGAAAGGGAAAAACACGCCCATAGCATACTGCAGTTTCAGTTTGCCGAAGTCAAGGAGGCCCTGAAGCAAAGAGAGGAAATGCTTGAG AAACATGGAATAATCCTAAATTCAGAAATAGCTACCAATGGAGAGACTTCCGACACTCTAAATAATGTTGGATACCAGGGTCCCACCGGGATGACAAAAGAAGAGTTGAATGCCCTCAAGTCGACAGGGGATGGGGCTCTAG GCAGAGCCAGTGAAGTGGAGGTGAAAAATGAAATCGTGGCGAATGTGGGGAAAAGAGAAATCTTGCACAGTACTGAGAAAGAGCAACACACAGAGGACACAGTGAAGGACTGTGTGGACATAGAGGTATTCCATGCTGCTGAGAATACCAAGGACCAGAAATCCTCTGAAGACACTGCCCCATCCCTAGGAACCTTAGCGGGTGCTGCCTATGAGAAACAGGTTCAAAGCCAAATTCTAGAGAGCACTTCTCTCCCTGAAAACACAGCACAGGTTGAGTCAAACGAGGTCGTGGGTGCACCAGATGACAGGACCAGAACTCCCCTTGAGCCACCCAACTGTTGGAGTGACTTAGCGGCTGGGAGCCATGCAGAGAATGTGGGAGAGGCAGCGGTGACTCAGGTTGGAGagcaggcaggcacagtggcctcACGTCCTTCAGGGCATAGCGATGACACTGTTTATCGTGATGAAAAATGTGTGGTAGAGGTCCCCCAAGATTTAGAGGCAAGCACAGGGAATAGTCTAGAGAAAGAACTCACCAGCCAGGAAGCAGCTGAGCCCACAGAGGTCCCAATTCAGAGTACAGAAGAAGAGGGTGAAGAAACAGGATGGAGGGATGAGAAACCAACCAAGACAGAAGGTCCTGGTTCTCCAGCAGGACCCAAGAGCAATGATGAGGAAGCGACAGGCCCCAGTGCAGTCGATGTTCAAAGCGAACCCTTAGATATGAAAGACCCTGGTGAAGAAAAGAATGGCCAACAGGGAGAGGCACTGGACTCATCACAGAAGAAgacaaagaacaagaaaaagaaaaacaagaagaaaaagtccCCAGTACCCGTAGAAACCCTTAAAGATGTTAAAGAGTTAACTTACCAGAACACAGAGTTAAGCGAGATGAAGGCAGAAGAGCAGGTAAAATCTCCTGACGGAAGGTCAGTAGCAGAAGCCCAAAACGAGGTGACTGAAAATCCAAAACAGAAAATTGCAGCAGAAAGCAGTGAAACTGTGGGGAATCCTAGAATGAGGTTGGATGGGAAACTTGGCCAAGAAGGTGATGATGGCAAAGCAGCAGCTGGGGAGGTCCCGGCTGACGGAGACACGTTCGATTTCGAGGATGGCACAGTCCACTCAGCAGGCACGAGGGCTAGTGGTGAAGAATTAGATGAAGATGTTGCAAAAGATAATGCTGAAATAGATGGTGCCACTCAGAGCAGCCCTGCAGAACCAGAGGGCGAAGACGCAGGTCGCTGCACCCTGCCCGAAAATGCAAGTCCCTCACAGGACATGAGTGACGCCCGtgaagcagaaagtacagagaggtATGTGATGCCGGAACATCGAAGCCGGACCGTCAGGAGAGCTTTAGACAGCGGCAGTCTAGACGATGATGACTTGTCGGCACCAGGAGGAGAGCTGGGGGACTTCAACCCGGAAAGCAGAGAAGGCACCGCAGGAGGAAACGAGAAGGGCAAAAGCAAAGAAGACTGCACCATGTCCTGA
- the LRRFIP1 gene encoding leucine-rich repeat flightless-interacting protein 1 isoform X24: MDMGTQGSGRKRLPNRERLTAEDDALNQIAREAEARLAAKRAARAEAREIRMKELERQQKEVEERPEKDFTEKGLRNMPGLSAATLASLGGTSSRRGSGDTSISIDTEASIREIKDSLAEVEEKYKKAMVSNAQLDNEKTNFMYQVDTLKDMLLELEEQLAESRRQYEEKSKEFEREKHAHSILQFQFAEVKEALKQREEMLEEIRQLQQKQASSIREISDLQETIEWKDKKIGKHGIILNSEIATNGETSDTLNNVGYQGPTGMTKEELNALKSTGDGALGRASEVEVKNEIVANVGKREILHSTEKEQHTEDTVKDCVDIEVFHAAENTKDQKSSEDTAPSLGTLAGAAYEKQVQSQILESTSLPENTAQVESNEVVGAPDDRTRTPLEPPNCWSDLAAGSHAENVGEAAVTQVGEQAGTVASRPSGHSDDTVYRDEKCVVEVPQDLEASTGNSLEKELTSQEAAEPTEVPIQSTEEEGEETGWRDEKPTKTEGPGSPAGPKSNDEEATGPSAVDVQSEPLDMKDPGEEKNGQQGEALDSSQKKTKNKKKKNKKKKSPVPVETLKDVKELTYQNTELSEMKAEEQVKSPDGRSVAEAQNEVTENPKQKIAAESSETVGNPRMRLDGKLGQEGDDGKAAAGEVPADGDTFDFEDGTVHSAGTRASGEELDEDVAKDNAEIDGATQSSPAEPEGEDAGRCTLPENASPSQDMSDAREAESTERYVMPEHRSRTVRRALDSGSLDDDDLSAPGGELGDFNPESREGTAGGNEKGKSKEDCTMS, encoded by the exons GTAGAAGAGAGACCAGAAAAAGATTTTACTGAGAAG GGGTTGCGTAACATGCCAGGCCTGTCTGCAGCCACGCTGGCCTCTCTGGGTGGGACTTCCTCCCGGAGGGGCAGTGGAGACACCTCCATCTCCATCGACACCGAGGCATCCATCAGGGAAATCAAG GACTCTCTGGCAGAAGTTGAAGAGAAATATAAGAAGGCTATGGTTTCCAATGCCCAGCTAgacaatgaaaagacaaacttCATGTACCAGGTCGATACCTTGAAAGATATGTTGCTGGAGCTTGAAGAACAGCTGGCTGAATCTAGGCGGCAGTAcgaagagaaaagcaaa GAATTTGAAAGGGAAAAACACGCCCATAGCATACTGCAGTTTCAGTTTGCCGAAGTCAAGGAGGCCCTGAAGCAAAGAGAGGAAATGCTTGAG GAAATCCGACAGCTACAGCAGAAACAGGCGAGTTCTATCAGGGAGATTTCTGATCTTCAGGAAACAATAGAGTGGAAAGACAAAAAGATAGGG AAACATGGAATAATCCTAAATTCAGAAATAGCTACCAATGGAGAGACTTCCGACACTCTAAATAATGTTGGATACCAGGGTCCCACCGGGATGACAAAAGAAGAGTTGAATGCCCTCAAGTCGACAGGGGATGGGGCTCTAG GCAGAGCCAGTGAAGTGGAGGTGAAAAATGAAATCGTGGCGAATGTGGGGAAAAGAGAAATCTTGCACAGTACTGAGAAAGAGCAACACACAGAGGACACAGTGAAGGACTGTGTGGACATAGAGGTATTCCATGCTGCTGAGAATACCAAGGACCAGAAATCCTCTGAAGACACTGCCCCATCCCTAGGAACCTTAGCGGGTGCTGCCTATGAGAAACAGGTTCAAAGCCAAATTCTAGAGAGCACTTCTCTCCCTGAAAACACAGCACAGGTTGAGTCAAACGAGGTCGTGGGTGCACCAGATGACAGGACCAGAACTCCCCTTGAGCCACCCAACTGTTGGAGTGACTTAGCGGCTGGGAGCCATGCAGAGAATGTGGGAGAGGCAGCGGTGACTCAGGTTGGAGagcaggcaggcacagtggcctcACGTCCTTCAGGGCATAGCGATGACACTGTTTATCGTGATGAAAAATGTGTGGTAGAGGTCCCCCAAGATTTAGAGGCAAGCACAGGGAATAGTCTAGAGAAAGAACTCACCAGCCAGGAAGCAGCTGAGCCCACAGAGGTCCCAATTCAGAGTACAGAAGAAGAGGGTGAAGAAACAGGATGGAGGGATGAGAAACCAACCAAGACAGAAGGTCCTGGTTCTCCAGCAGGACCCAAGAGCAATGATGAGGAAGCGACAGGCCCCAGTGCAGTCGATGTTCAAAGCGAACCCTTAGATATGAAAGACCCTGGTGAAGAAAAGAATGGCCAACAGGGAGAGGCACTGGACTCATCACAGAAGAAgacaaagaacaagaaaaagaaaaacaagaagaaaaagtccCCAGTACCCGTAGAAACCCTTAAAGATGTTAAAGAGTTAACTTACCAGAACACAGAGTTAAGCGAGATGAAGGCAGAAGAGCAGGTAAAATCTCCTGACGGAAGGTCAGTAGCAGAAGCCCAAAACGAGGTGACTGAAAATCCAAAACAGAAAATTGCAGCAGAAAGCAGTGAAACTGTGGGGAATCCTAGAATGAGGTTGGATGGGAAACTTGGCCAAGAAGGTGATGATGGCAAAGCAGCAGCTGGGGAGGTCCCGGCTGACGGAGACACGTTCGATTTCGAGGATGGCACAGTCCACTCAGCAGGCACGAGGGCTAGTGGTGAAGAATTAGATGAAGATGTTGCAAAAGATAATGCTGAAATAGATGGTGCCACTCAGAGCAGCCCTGCAGAACCAGAGGGCGAAGACGCAGGTCGCTGCACCCTGCCCGAAAATGCAAGTCCCTCACAGGACATGAGTGACGCCCGtgaagcagaaagtacagagaggtATGTGATGCCGGAACATCGAAGCCGGACCGTCAGGAGAGCTTTAGACAGCGGCAGTCTAGACGATGATGACTTGTCGGCACCAGGAGGAGAGCTGGGGGACTTCAACCCGGAAAGCAGAGAAGGCACCGCAGGAGGAAACGAGAAGGGCAAAAGCAAAGAAGACTGCACCATGTCCTGA